The Deinococcus sp. Leaf326 genome has a segment encoding these proteins:
- the recO gene encoding DNA repair protein RecO gives MRSRTANRSGVVIRRRVLPAGDIIVTLLTPQGKLKAIARGGVRGPLSSRLNLFHHVGVQLYQTPQSDLATVKQAVLEGALPRLAEPERYAFAHLMAEFADALFQEGEFSEQAFDLFAGALRGVAFQPDPEWVALVMSYKLLGLAGIVPQTLRCARCGAPNPAHPDPLGGQLLCGGCAALPPYPPEALDFLRQAVRRSVRVSMDSPVPGSQRPALWRALERFVTVQVGGVQSWRQLVPTADVAVPA, from the coding sequence GTGAGGTCGCGCACCGCCAACCGCAGCGGCGTGGTCATCCGCCGCCGGGTGCTGCCGGCCGGGGACATCATCGTTACGCTGCTCACCCCCCAGGGCAAGCTCAAGGCGATCGCGCGCGGCGGGGTGCGCGGGCCGCTCTCCAGCCGCCTGAACCTCTTTCACCATGTGGGCGTGCAACTCTACCAGACGCCGCAGTCGGACCTCGCCACGGTCAAGCAGGCGGTGCTGGAAGGCGCGCTGCCCCGCCTGGCCGAGCCGGAGCGCTACGCCTTCGCGCACCTCATGGCCGAGTTCGCCGACGCCCTGTTCCAGGAGGGCGAATTCAGCGAGCAGGCCTTCGACCTGTTCGCTGGGGCGCTGCGCGGCGTGGCCTTCCAGCCGGACCCCGAGTGGGTCGCGCTCGTCATGAGCTACAAGCTGCTGGGGCTGGCAGGCATTGTGCCGCAGACCTTGCGCTGCGCCCGCTGCGGCGCCCCCAACCCCGCACATCCCGACCCCCTGGGCGGGCAACTGCTGTGCGGCGGCTGCGCGGCCCTGCCCCCCTACCCGCCCGAAGCCCTGGATTTCTTGCGGCAGGCCGTGCGGCGGAGCGTACGCGTCAGCATGGACAGCCCCGTGCCGGGCAGCCAGCGCCCCGCGCTATGGCGGGCGCTGGAGCGCTTCGTAACGGTGCAGGTGGGCGGCGTCCAGAGCTGGCGTCAGCTCGTGCCGACGGCGGACGTGGCGGTTCCGGCCTAG
- a CDS encoding alpha/beta hydrolase — MAFSSVPRRRLPRLGRPLALGLGALALGLSLASCSGARLESVALGLVNSTNSPRGLKVVRDQRYGPDARNLLDVYAPPQVRNAPTVLFVHGGSWQGGDKADYQFVGESLARAGYVTGVMSYRLAPQNRYPTYVQDAAAALKWMRDNAPTYGGRPDDLFVVGHSAGGFNAVEAVDNVRWLAGAGVPISAVRGVIGIAGPYSYDFRQFPSRVAFPEGATPDEVMPDRHVRPDAPPHLLLVAANDTTVYPENAINMEAALKKAGIPVTLTVLPKLNHVTIIGAAARNLTFLGATRQQMISFIEAHRLR, encoded by the coding sequence ATGGCTTTCTCGTCCGTCCCGCGCCGCCGCCTTCCCAGGCTGGGCCGCCCCCTCGCCCTGGGGCTGGGCGCGCTTGCCCTGGGTCTCTCGCTGGCCTCGTGCTCCGGCGCGCGGCTCGAAAGTGTGGCCCTGGGCCTCGTCAATTCGACGAACAGCCCGCGTGGGCTCAAGGTCGTGCGTGACCAGCGCTACGGCCCCGACGCCCGCAACCTGCTTGACGTGTATGCGCCCCCGCAGGTCCGCAACGCCCCGACCGTGCTGTTTGTCCACGGCGGGTCGTGGCAGGGGGGCGACAAGGCGGACTACCAGTTCGTCGGCGAGAGTCTGGCCCGCGCCGGGTACGTCACCGGTGTCATGAGCTACCGCCTCGCGCCACAGAACCGCTACCCTACCTATGTGCAGGACGCGGCGGCGGCTCTGAAGTGGATGCGTGACAATGCTCCCACCTACGGCGGGCGCCCCGACGACCTGTTTGTGGTGGGCCACTCGGCCGGGGGGTTCAACGCGGTCGAAGCGGTGGACAACGTCCGCTGGCTGGCCGGGGCGGGCGTGCCCATCTCGGCGGTGCGCGGCGTGATCGGTATCGCTGGGCCGTACTCCTACGACTTCCGGCAGTTTCCGAGCCGCGTGGCTTTCCCGGAAGGCGCCACGCCCGACGAGGTCATGCCCGACCGCCACGTACGCCCCGACGCGCCGCCGCACCTGCTGCTGGTGGCCGCCAACGACACGACCGTGTATCCGGAAAACGCCATCAACATGGAAGCGGCACTCAAAAAGGCGGGCATTCCAGTCACGCTCACGGTGCTGCCCAAACTCAACCACGTCACCATCATTGGCGCGGCGGCGCGCAACCTGACCTTTCTGGGCGCGACCCGCCAGCAGATGATCAGCTTCATCGAAGCGCACCGGCTGCGGTAG
- a CDS encoding lycopene cyclase family protein — translation MSAHAPATDAMVVGGGPAGLALAAELARQGLSVRVVAPHPPRAFPATYGAWRSDLPGWAQACAAQVWADVRVYTGLGPTSSPTPLLRPYALLDNAALLAALLERAGPGLTWTRGQATGAARHGNLWAVTGGASETWHARVVVDASGHGGLLRPTHFPGGAAFQTAYGVVARFRQPPAAPGSMVWMDYRAPAPVRGEATFLYAMHLGGDRYFVEETSLIARPGLTRDVLAARLHARLAAQGTPPGEIESEEWVRFPMNAAAPPAGEVLAFGAAAGGVHPVSGFQVSGALRDAPGVAAAVAGALARGEDAASAGWAALWPPERRAAREVQLLGVRALLTLPPAALPEFFRAFFALPQQQWQAFLDPQTGAGELARTMLRLFAGAPGAVRLPLARAALAEPGASGRALRAAAAPPAPMPAPTLKVASPSSHPAAAAGREAGS, via the coding sequence ATGAGTGCCCACGCCCCCGCGACAGACGCCATGGTGGTCGGCGGCGGCCCCGCCGGGCTGGCCCTGGCCGCCGAACTGGCCCGGCAGGGCCTGAGCGTGCGCGTGGTGGCCCCGCATCCCCCCCGGGCCTTCCCGGCGACCTACGGGGCGTGGCGCAGCGACCTTCCAGGCTGGGCCCAGGCCTGCGCCGCCCAGGTCTGGGCCGACGTGCGGGTCTATACCGGGCTCGGCCCCACCTCCTCCCCCACGCCCCTGCTGCGGCCCTACGCCCTGCTGGACAACGCGGCCCTGCTCGCGGCCCTGCTGGAGCGCGCTGGGCCGGGGCTGACCTGGACCCGGGGGCAGGCGACGGGCGCGGCGCGGCACGGCAACCTGTGGGCCGTGACGGGCGGGGCCAGCGAGACGTGGCACGCGCGGGTGGTCGTGGACGCCAGCGGGCACGGTGGGCTGCTGCGCCCCACCCACTTTCCGGGCGGCGCGGCCTTCCAGACAGCCTACGGCGTCGTGGCGCGCTTCCGGCAGCCACCCGCTGCGCCCGGCAGCATGGTCTGGATGGATTACCGCGCGCCCGCACCCGTGCGGGGCGAGGCCACCTTCCTGTATGCCATGCACCTGGGCGGCGACCGCTATTTCGTCGAGGAAACGAGCCTGATCGCCCGCCCCGGCCTGACCCGCGACGTTCTGGCCGCGCGGCTGCACGCCCGTCTGGCGGCCCAGGGCACTCCGCCCGGCGAGATCGAGAGCGAGGAATGGGTCCGTTTTCCCATGAACGCCGCCGCGCCGCCTGCGGGCGAGGTGCTCGCCTTCGGGGCGGCGGCGGGCGGAGTGCATCCGGTCAGCGGGTTTCAGGTGTCGGGCGCGCTGCGGGACGCGCCGGGCGTGGCGGCGGCCGTCGCCGGAGCGCTGGCCCGCGGCGAGGACGCGGCCTCGGCGGGGTGGGCCGCCCTGTGGCCCCCAGAGCGCCGCGCCGCCCGCGAGGTGCAGTTGCTGGGCGTCCGCGCCCTGCTCACGCTGCCGCCCGCCGCCCTGCCCGAATTCTTCCGGGCGTTCTTCGCGCTGCCCCAGCAGCAGTGGCAGGCCTTTCTGGACCCGCAGACGGGCGCGGGCGAACTGGCCCGCACGATGTTGCGTCTCTTCGCCGGAGCGCCGGGTGCGGTGCGCCTGCCGCTGGCCCGCGCCGCCCTGGCCGAACCGGGGGCCAGTGGACGGGCGCTGCGGGCCGCCGCTGCCCCGCCGGCGCCCATGCCCGCACCGACCCTAAAGGTCGCCTCGCCGTCCTCCCATCCCGCAGCCGCGGCCGGGCGCGAGGCTGGGTCATGA